A region from the Terriglobia bacterium genome encodes:
- a CDS encoding NADH-quinone oxidoreductase subunit H — protein sequence MLIGILIELAQLLIVALGAPLLVGVIRKVKARLQGRRGAGLLQPYLDMRKWLVKEAVVSENASWIFRFTPYLQASVMLLSALLIPLLTVQTPLGFTGNIIVLMYLFLLATFFLALAGLDAGSAFGGMGSSREMTIAALAEPTVMIAIFAIALRVGSTSLDEIIRRGAAESLLLLNPGHLLAFIALFIVTLAETGRLPIDNPSTHLELTMIHEAMILEYSGRHLALIEWASGMKLFLFLSLLANLFFPWGVAMNRDGPSVLLACVVLVLKVGLLAAIIAVLETSVAKLRLFRVPELLSGSFLLALLAVASFFFVR from the coding sequence ATGCTGATCGGGATCCTGATCGAACTCGCTCAACTCTTGATTGTCGCACTGGGCGCCCCCTTACTGGTGGGTGTGATCCGCAAGGTCAAAGCCCGCTTGCAGGGAAGACGCGGCGCCGGCCTGCTGCAGCCGTACTTGGACATGCGGAAGTGGCTGGTCAAAGAAGCGGTGGTGTCCGAGAACGCGTCTTGGATCTTCCGGTTTACACCTTATCTCCAGGCTTCGGTCATGTTGCTTTCGGCGCTTCTGATCCCCCTGCTGACGGTGCAAACCCCGCTCGGATTCACGGGCAATATTATCGTGTTGATGTATCTTTTTTTGCTGGCGACGTTTTTTCTTGCGCTCGCGGGACTGGATGCGGGGAGCGCCTTCGGCGGGATGGGATCGAGCCGCGAAATGACCATCGCCGCCCTGGCCGAGCCGACCGTGATGATCGCGATTTTTGCCATCGCCCTGAGGGTCGGCAGCACCAGCCTCGACGAGATTATCCGGCGGGGAGCGGCGGAATCGCTGCTGTTATTGAACCCCGGCCACCTGCTCGCGTTCATTGCGCTATTCATTGTGACCCTGGCAGAGACCGGGCGCCTGCCGATCGACAATCCGTCCACCCATCTTGAACTGACGATGATCCATGAAGCGATGATCCTGGAGTACTCCGGCCGTCACCTCGCGTTGATCGAGTGGGCATCCGGCATGAAGTTGTTCCTTTTTCTCTCACTGCTGGCCAATCTGTTCTTTCCCTGGGGCGTGGCCATGAATCGGGATGGGCCGTCGGTTTTGCTGGCCTGTGTCGTTTTGGTGTTGAAGGTGGGCCTGCTGGCCGCAATCATCGCCGTTTTGGAGACCTCGGTGGCCAAGCTGAGATTATTTCGTGTTCCCGAACTGCTCAGCGGATCGTTTTTGCTGGCGCTGCTGGCCGTGGCGTCCTTCTTCTTTGTCCGGTGA
- a CDS encoding hydrogenase 4 subunit F: MLVALLITPLIVTAAMAVLRHRRVLEFIYVAGALAGLGMGGVVSLRVFRMGSLTVATPMALHALAGILRVDALSALMILVVTFLGAIAAIYSIGYMRAESSDGFHSPARTFFALFHLFLFTMLLAVTTDNLGVMWVAIEGTTLATVFLVNLHNTRTSLEAAYKYLIVSSIGIALAFIGTVLMYYAGTSRAGVIGSNWTSLRAMAGQLDPSLVRLAFAFILIGYGTKAGLSPMHTWLPDAHSEAPAPISALMSGVLLNVGLYALIRFKIVADLAIGPGFSSRCLLGLGLLSLAVAAAFLLSQRNYKRILAYSSVEHMGIICLGLGFGGAWGILGALLHVLNHAFSKSMLFILSGNIYLKYQTTDIRRVRGLLRTLPVTGIAFLMGTLALVGLPPFGLFISEFLIFRAGVDAGMMAVVAIAISLLVVVFAGMMASVNSMLYGPTPESLERGDPLAWSLAPLAINGGLLLLLGLVLPVAVMRVLDQIIKIFGV; this comes from the coding sequence ATGCTGGTTGCTTTGCTGATAACCCCTCTTATTGTGACTGCGGCGATGGCCGTGCTTCGTCACCGACGAGTGCTGGAGTTCATCTACGTTGCCGGAGCGCTTGCCGGACTGGGAATGGGAGGGGTGGTTTCGCTGCGGGTGTTTCGGATGGGTTCCCTGACGGTCGCGACGCCCATGGCGCTCCATGCCCTGGCCGGGATTCTCCGCGTGGACGCCCTTTCCGCCCTGATGATCCTGGTGGTGACGTTTTTAGGGGCGATTGCAGCCATTTACAGCATCGGTTATATGCGAGCCGAGTCCAGCGACGGATTTCACTCCCCGGCCAGAACCTTCTTTGCACTTTTTCACCTTTTTCTATTTACCATGTTGTTGGCGGTGACCACCGACAACCTGGGGGTCATGTGGGTGGCCATTGAAGGGACGACCCTGGCCACTGTGTTTCTGGTCAATCTTCATAACACCCGGACCTCCCTGGAAGCCGCGTACAAATATCTGATCGTGTCTTCGATCGGCATTGCGCTGGCTTTCATCGGCACGGTCCTGATGTACTATGCGGGCACCTCGCGGGCCGGGGTGATCGGCTCGAACTGGACATCCCTTCGGGCCATGGCCGGCCAGCTCGATCCTTCGCTGGTGCGCCTGGCCTTCGCCTTCATCCTGATCGGCTATGGGACCAAGGCCGGTCTTTCGCCCATGCACACCTGGCTTCCTGACGCTCACAGCGAGGCGCCGGCCCCGATCAGCGCTTTGATGTCGGGGGTCCTGCTGAATGTCGGCTTGTATGCCCTCATCCGCTTTAAGATCGTCGCCGATCTCGCCATCGGGCCGGGATTCTCATCGCGTTGTCTGCTGGGGCTGGGGCTGTTGTCGCTGGCCGTGGCGGCCGCCTTTCTCCTCTCGCAGCGGAATTACAAACGCATTCTCGCTTATTCCAGTGTCGAGCACATGGGGATCATCTGCCTGGGTCTCGGGTTTGGCGGAGCGTGGGGTATCCTGGGGGCACTGCTTCACGTCCTCAACCATGCGTTCTCGAAGTCGATGCTGTTCATCCTGTCCGGAAATATTTATTTGAAATACCAGACGACCGATATCCGCCGGGTGCGGGGTTTGTTGCGGACCCTGCCCGTGACGGGAATCGCGTTTCTTATGGGGACCTTGGCGCTGGTTGGACTGCCTCCTTTTGGACTGTTCATCAGCGAGTTTCTGATCTTTCGGGCGGGAGTGGACGCGGGAATGATGGCCGTTGTGGCAATCGCGATCTCCCTGCTCGTGGTGGTATTCGCCGGAATGATGGCAAGTGTTAACTCGATGCTGTACGGGCCCACCCCCGAGTCCTTGGAGCGGGGCGACCCGCTGGCGTGGTCTCTCGCGCCGCTGGCCATCAATGGCGGACTGCTTCTGCTGCTCGGACTTGTTTTGCCGGTGGCGGTGATGCGAGTCCTTGACCAGATCATCAAGATCTTTGGAGTTTAA
- a CDS encoding porin family protein codes for MRRSSSFWIFFFSLSISMAGQEVPRLEIFGGYSHFRTPSGSFSRQIGGTSASILDNANVNGWEASITGNANRWLGIEGDFAGYYGKVTTQVVIFHVNPPGVTSTPFNDTAKVRYYSYLLGPRLSYRGDERFTPFVHALFGGIRQTIEGPQISTGGAQTSFGMALGGGLDVKVAEHVALRIFQADYVRTRFGFKAENDLRLSFGAVFRF; via the coding sequence ATGCGGAGATCATCTTCTTTTTGGATTTTCTTCTTTTCCTTGTCCATCTCTATGGCTGGCCAGGAGGTTCCGAGGCTTGAAATCTTTGGAGGCTATTCACATTTTCGAACCCCCAGCGGATCCTTCAGCCGCCAGATTGGGGGGACAAGTGCCTCGATCCTTGACAATGCAAACGTGAACGGTTGGGAGGCGTCGATCACCGGGAACGCAAACCGGTGGTTGGGAATCGAAGGTGATTTTGCGGGCTACTATGGGAAAGTGACAACGCAAGTAGTGATTTTTCATGTCAACCCGCCAGGAGTCACTTCGACGCCATTCAACGACACGGCGAAGGTCAGATACTACTCTTATCTGCTTGGGCCTCGGCTTTCTTACCGAGGAGATGAAAGGTTCACCCCGTTTGTCCATGCGCTCTTTGGGGGTATCCGCCAGACCATCGAAGGTCCTCAGATCTCAACCGGAGGGGCACAGACCTCGTTCGGCATGGCACTGGGAGGAGGTCTGGATGTCAAAGTCGCGGAGCATGTGGCCCTCCGTATTTTTCAGGCTGACTATGTGAGGACCCGATTCGGATTTAAGGCGGAGAACGACCTTCGGTTGTCGTTTGGTGCGGTCTTCCGGTTTTGA
- a CDS encoding hydrogenase, whose amino-acid sequence MMASILFPKLVNLLSFIFLGTTFLLIVRRNLAGQVRLFAVQSIVLAVLAALVAGFTRSLELFAVAIAVVLLKGVVIPRVLNRAVTRIGLQRSAAPYLETPASLAICGLLVLLSFYVMAPLTDTNRLPTADAIPLAFAGVLIGIFITIIRRRALTQILGFLMLENGIFLLALLATYGVPFIVELGVFLDVLVAVLIMEVFIYKIKENFDSIEVDQLGKLKG is encoded by the coding sequence ATGATGGCATCGATTCTCTTTCCGAAGCTGGTGAATTTACTTTCTTTTATTTTCCTGGGCACCACCTTCCTCTTGATCGTGCGCAGGAACTTGGCAGGGCAAGTGCGCTTGTTCGCGGTGCAGTCAATCGTGCTGGCTGTCCTGGCGGCCCTGGTGGCCGGGTTTACGCGGAGTCTTGAGCTGTTTGCGGTTGCGATCGCGGTCGTGCTCCTCAAAGGGGTTGTGATTCCTCGTGTGCTGAATCGTGCGGTGACGCGGATCGGCCTGCAGCGAAGCGCGGCGCCCTATCTGGAGACCCCGGCGTCGCTGGCGATTTGCGGTCTGCTGGTGTTGCTGTCCTTTTACGTGATGGCGCCGTTGACGGATACCAATCGCCTGCCCACGGCCGACGCCATCCCCCTGGCATTCGCCGGCGTTCTGATCGGTATCTTCATCACCATCATCCGGCGCCGTGCCTTGACCCAGATTCTCGGATTCCTGATGCTGGAGAACGGCATCTTTCTCCTCGCGCTTCTGGCCACATACGGAGTGCCGTTCATCGTGGAGCTGGGAGTTTTTCTCGACGTGCTGGTCGCAGTGCTCATCATGGAAGTGTTTATCTACAAGATCAAAGAGAATTTCGACTCCATTGAAGTGGATCAACTCGGAAAGTTGAAGGGCTAA
- a CDS encoding NADH-quinone oxidoreductase subunit B family protein has product MTTLWKKILKTPLVLEPVAPSPGDASIEILGRSVKERVSDRLGRSLHIRQVDAGSCNGCELEIAALNNPYYDLERFGLHFVASPRHADCLLVTGPVTRNMADPLKRTYEATPDPKLVVAIGDCARDCGIFAGGYGVLGSVSSVIPVDIVVSGCPPTPRMILLGIFAALERGD; this is encoded by the coding sequence ATGACGACCTTATGGAAGAAGATTCTTAAGACGCCGCTGGTACTTGAGCCCGTGGCCCCCTCACCGGGAGATGCCTCCATCGAAATTCTGGGCCGGTCCGTCAAAGAACGCGTGTCGGATCGGTTGGGTCGTTCTCTGCACATCCGGCAGGTGGATGCGGGATCCTGCAATGGCTGCGAACTGGAGATCGCCGCCTTGAATAACCCTTACTATGACCTGGAACGGTTTGGGCTCCACTTTGTGGCCTCGCCTCGCCATGCGGATTGTTTACTGGTGACCGGTCCCGTGACCCGCAATATGGCCGATCCACTCAAGCGGACTTATGAGGCCACCCCCGACCCCAAGCTCGTTGTGGCCATTGGCGATTGCGCGAGGGATTGTGGCATCTTTGCAGGAGGATACGGAGTCCTGGGATCGGTGTCATCCGTTATCCCGGTGGACATCGTCGTCAGCGGTTGTCCTCCCACTCCTCGAATGATTTTGTTGGGGATCTTTGCGGCGCTGGAGCGCGGTGATTAG
- a CDS encoding metalloregulator ArsR/SmtB family transcription factor: MRQQLSQFKAEFFKALAHPLRVSILDALREGELTVNEISRQFSVEPANASQQLKILRSKNIVETHKEGSNVYYGVGDPTLFKLLDVAREIFNRQLLGVRGMLEELEAQPTGRRKRR; this comes from the coding sequence ATGCGACAACAGCTCAGTCAGTTCAAGGCGGAGTTCTTTAAGGCGCTGGCCCACCCCCTGCGTGTTTCCATTCTCGATGCGCTGCGCGAGGGCGAGCTCACCGTCAATGAAATCAGCCGGCAGTTTAGCGTGGAGCCGGCCAACGCGTCGCAGCAACTGAAGATCTTGCGGAGCAAGAACATCGTCGAGACCCACAAGGAAGGATCAAACGTTTATTACGGCGTCGGGGATCCCACCCTGTTTAAGCTGCTCGATGTGGCGAGGGAGATCTTCAACCGCCAGCTTCTCGGGGTTCGGGGCATGCTGGAGGAGTTGGAAGCCCAGCCGACCGGACGGCGGAAGAGACGTTGA
- a CDS encoding DUF1161 domain-containing protein: protein MKKLLVCAFFLLVATPLFAAKACEELKSEIDAKLQAKGVKNYTLEIVANEDVKDGKVVGSCDGGTKKIVYTRK from the coding sequence ATGAAAAAATTGCTGGTTTGCGCGTTCTTCCTGCTGGTCGCAACACCGCTGTTTGCGGCCAAGGCTTGTGAAGAGCTGAAGTCGGAGATCGATGCCAAGCTCCAGGCCAAAGGGGTAAAGAACTACACCCTGGAAATTGTCGCCAATGAAGACGTCAAGGATGGAAAGGTCGTTGGAAGTTGTGATGGTGGGACAAAGAAGATTGTTTATACACGGAAGTAA
- the hyfB gene encoding hydrogenase 4 subunit B, producing MIQIGEAQLLRLLAVALACFMAGAVGVLVCARSPRFARRVGHLVAMLGGLCILLLSLAGLAGNTFGLFLPRLLPTGGFALGMDRLSAFFLLVIAIGALTASIYGLAYTREYEGKYSLAAYGFAFNFFLAAMVLVVLARNGLTFLILWEAMSLASYILVMTESDREETQRAGWTYLVMTHAGFVCLLAGFLLMGRYAGTMDFARWHALAAGWHGAAPHAVFLLLGIGFGSKAGVIPLHIWLPQAHPAAPTPVSALMSGVMIKLGIYGLVRLGFDWLGPGPAWWGGAVLIVAAISAVLGVLYALVEHDLKRLLAYHSVENIGIILLGVGAGMLFQTYGFPALAALALVAGLYHTLNHAIFKSLLFMGSGAVLQATHTRNMEEMGGLIKRMPQTAACFLVGSVAIAALPPFNGFISEWLTFQSLLLSFQIPARATNLIFVLAVAALALTSGLAAACFVKAFGITFLALPRSEHAERAHEVSFSMRAAMALLAIACLGLGVAPFPLLSFLNRATSDLIGAQADVQFHWTSIAAHGTFATVSPLWVAAALLVLLAAVPVGLRLSRANRRGRTFETWGCGRALQTARFEYTATAFANPFKRVFGLLYRPVKELDIEFHPESRFFMRTIAYRNEARSIFEDALYRPLTRFAQWLGRRARVFQSGNVHVYLLYILIALVVLLLLAR from the coding sequence ATGATCCAAATCGGCGAGGCACAGTTACTCCGTTTATTGGCGGTGGCCCTGGCGTGTTTTATGGCTGGCGCCGTGGGAGTGCTGGTGTGCGCCCGCTCGCCCCGTTTTGCACGCCGGGTTGGACATCTGGTGGCTATGCTGGGAGGGTTGTGTATTCTGCTCCTCAGCCTGGCCGGTTTGGCCGGGAACACGTTTGGCCTCTTCCTCCCGCGCCTCCTTCCCACGGGCGGCTTCGCTTTGGGGATGGATCGGTTGAGTGCGTTCTTCTTGTTGGTGATTGCGATCGGCGCCCTCACCGCCTCGATCTATGGATTGGCCTATACCCGGGAATATGAGGGGAAGTATTCACTGGCGGCCTACGGGTTCGCCTTTAACTTCTTCCTTGCGGCCATGGTCCTGGTCGTCCTGGCTCGCAATGGGCTGACCTTCCTGATCCTGTGGGAGGCTATGTCATTGGCGTCGTACATTCTCGTCATGACGGAAAGCGACCGCGAAGAGACGCAACGCGCCGGGTGGACTTATCTGGTCATGACGCACGCAGGGTTTGTCTGCCTCCTCGCGGGGTTTTTGTTGATGGGCCGTTATGCGGGTACGATGGATTTTGCACGCTGGCATGCACTCGCCGCAGGCTGGCATGGAGCCGCGCCTCACGCCGTCTTCCTGCTTCTGGGCATAGGGTTCGGCTCCAAGGCGGGGGTCATTCCGCTCCACATCTGGCTGCCGCAGGCGCACCCGGCCGCTCCCACACCCGTTTCCGCTTTAATGTCCGGAGTCATGATTAAGCTGGGCATTTACGGGCTGGTGCGCCTCGGGTTCGACTGGCTCGGCCCGGGACCGGCGTGGTGGGGAGGAGCTGTGCTGATCGTCGCGGCCATCTCGGCCGTGCTGGGCGTACTGTACGCCTTGGTCGAGCATGACCTGAAGCGGCTACTTGCTTATCATAGCGTCGAAAATATCGGCATCATCTTACTCGGGGTGGGCGCGGGAATGTTGTTTCAGACATATGGATTTCCCGCGCTTGCTGCCCTTGCACTTGTAGCCGGGCTCTATCACACGTTGAACCATGCCATCTTTAAGAGCCTGTTGTTCATGGGTTCCGGCGCCGTCCTGCAAGCGACTCATACCCGGAACATGGAAGAGATGGGCGGACTCATCAAACGCATGCCCCAAACCGCCGCCTGTTTTCTGGTCGGCTCAGTGGCGATTGCCGCGCTGCCTCCGTTCAACGGCTTCATCAGCGAGTGGTTGACATTTCAATCCCTGTTGCTCAGCTTTCAGATTCCCGCACGCGCTACCAACCTCATTTTTGTCCTCGCTGTCGCGGCGCTCGCCCTCACGAGCGGGCTTGCTGCGGCCTGCTTCGTCAAGGCGTTCGGCATCACGTTTCTGGCGTTGCCGCGCAGCGAGCACGCCGAACGCGCCCATGAAGTGAGCTTCAGTATGCGCGCGGCGATGGCCCTGCTGGCGATTGCTTGTCTCGGACTGGGCGTCGCCCCCTTTCCCTTATTGTCCTTTTTGAACCGGGCGACGTCGGACTTGATCGGCGCCCAGGCGGACGTGCAATTCCATTGGACGTCGATAGCGGCCCATGGAACGTTCGCGACGGTGTCGCCGCTTTGGGTGGCTGCCGCGCTGCTGGTGCTGCTGGCAGCGGTACCGGTCGGCCTGCGGCTCAGCCGTGCCAATCGGCGCGGTCGCACTTTTGAAACCTGGGGGTGCGGACGGGCGTTACAGACAGCGCGGTTTGAGTACACGGCCACCGCGTTTGCCAATCCGTTCAAACGCGTCTTTGGACTGCTCTATCGTCCAGTCAAGGAGCTTGACATCGAATTTCATCCTGAATCCAGGTTTTTCATGAGGACCATCGCTTACCGGAACGAGGCGCGGTCGATTTTTGAAGATGCCCTCTATCGTCCGCTGACGCGTTTTGCGCAATGGCTCGGAAGGCGGGCGCGCGTTTTTCAGTCGGGCAATGTTCATGTTTATCTTCTCTATATTCTGATCGCGCTCGTGGTGCTGCTGTTGCTCGCTCGTTAG
- a CDS encoding NADH-quinone oxidoreductase subunit C produces MADTETITRELQGANLGLTAIEQVTAREVRITGGRDLIVPVAEWLRDRYQARPEMIWAEDTRAEEGSFTLRYLFEVEGADAFILLSVSVPAGDRTFPSLATRWYLASRFEREIHDLFGLVPLEHPDLRRLPLHQFWPADFHPLLKDSSPPSRFIDDGSPFPFRRVEGEGIYEITVGPVHAGIIEPGHFRFSVEGETIINLESRFYFVHKGIEKLFETLPWERGVELAERISGDSSVAHAMAFCQAVEAIAGTTLPQRAAWLRVVVLELERLYNHIADVGAICTDTGFAFANAHAMRLREDLLRLNDRLFAHRLLRGVLTPGGVLKDLNDVQRAEAQAVLFRVLKDFEEIVEIARTNALVMDRLIGTGLLTRRTAQEMQVVGMVARASGIDADVRRDHPFAAYPQLEVRVAVRAEGDVWARMMVRVEEVRESVRLIEEALQKLPEGKLCEAVAGEGIEGGALGLVEGWRGPVAHWVVGARRASPSRVKIKDPSFANWPALNYAILRNIVPDFPLINKSFNLSYAGNDL; encoded by the coding sequence GTGGCCGACACAGAGACGATTACCCGGGAACTGCAAGGCGCAAATTTGGGGCTGACCGCGATCGAGCAGGTCACAGCGCGGGAGGTCCGCATCACAGGAGGGAGAGACCTCATCGTCCCGGTCGCCGAGTGGCTGCGGGATCGATATCAAGCCCGTCCTGAAATGATTTGGGCCGAGGACACGCGCGCGGAGGAAGGGTCATTCACTCTGCGTTATCTTTTCGAAGTGGAGGGCGCGGATGCCTTCATCCTCCTATCAGTATCCGTTCCGGCAGGCGATCGCACTTTCCCTTCACTGGCCACGCGGTGGTATTTAGCCAGCCGGTTCGAGCGTGAAATCCACGACCTGTTTGGACTGGTCCCGCTGGAACACCCCGACCTCCGGCGCTTGCCCCTCCATCAATTCTGGCCTGCGGATTTCCATCCGCTGCTCAAAGATTCCTCCCCGCCCTCCCGGTTCATCGACGACGGCTCGCCGTTTCCGTTCCGTCGCGTGGAGGGAGAGGGAATTTATGAGATCACGGTCGGGCCGGTTCATGCGGGGATCATTGAGCCCGGCCATTTCCGGTTCAGCGTGGAAGGCGAAACGATTATCAATCTCGAATCGCGCTTTTACTTTGTCCACAAGGGGATTGAAAAGCTCTTCGAAACGCTTCCGTGGGAACGTGGCGTCGAGCTGGCGGAACGGATTTCGGGGGATTCCAGCGTGGCACACGCTATGGCTTTTTGCCAGGCCGTGGAAGCCATCGCCGGGACAACCCTTCCTCAGAGGGCGGCCTGGTTGCGCGTGGTCGTGCTGGAGCTCGAGCGGCTCTACAACCACATCGCGGATGTGGGCGCCATCTGCACCGATACCGGGTTTGCGTTCGCCAACGCGCATGCGATGCGCCTGCGTGAAGATCTCTTACGCTTGAATGATCGGCTTTTCGCGCACCGCCTGTTGCGGGGTGTATTGACCCCGGGTGGTGTCCTTAAGGACTTGAACGACGTACAAAGGGCAGAGGCACAAGCCGTCCTTTTTCGAGTGTTGAAGGATTTCGAAGAGATCGTCGAGATCGCCCGGACCAACGCCCTAGTCATGGATCGATTGATCGGGACGGGCCTGTTGACGCGTCGCACGGCACAAGAGATGCAGGTCGTTGGAATGGTGGCCCGTGCCAGCGGCATTGACGCTGATGTCCGGCGTGACCACCCCTTTGCGGCCTATCCACAACTCGAGGTTCGGGTGGCCGTGAGGGCTGAGGGAGACGTCTGGGCGCGAATGATGGTCCGCGTGGAAGAGGTGCGCGAATCGGTTCGGCTCATCGAAGAAGCTTTGCAGAAGTTGCCGGAAGGAAAGCTCTGTGAAGCGGTGGCAGGGGAAGGGATAGAAGGAGGGGCTCTTGGCCTTGTGGAAGGCTGGCGCGGGCCGGTGGCGCATTGGGTCGTCGGTGCTCGGAGGGCTTCTCCGTCGCGGGTGAAGATCAAAGATCCTTCCTTCGCCAATTGGCCTGCCTTGAATTATGCCATCTTGAGAAATATCGTTCCCGATTTTCCACTGATCAATAAGAGTTTCAATCTCTCTTATGCCGGAAACGACCTGTAA
- a CDS encoding LysE family transporter has protein sequence MIVYLILGATYAFAAAVQPGALQTYLVSQTLSNGWRRTMPAALSPLISDGPIILLVLLVLSRVPAGLQQVLRFAGGVFLLYLAASAWKTWRNYAGTVPAAAQSPRQSLFRAAVVNLLNPNPYLGWSLVLGPLLLKGWHETPAHGIALVAGFYLTMVLTLAGFIMLFAAARNLGPRVSRTLIGVSAIGLACFGLYQLWAGTRGLW, from the coding sequence ATGATCGTTTACCTGATTCTCGGAGCGACTTACGCCTTTGCGGCGGCGGTACAACCCGGCGCGCTTCAAACCTATCTCGTTTCTCAAACCCTGAGCAATGGCTGGCGCCGTACAATGCCGGCCGCCCTTTCGCCACTGATCAGTGATGGACCGATCATCTTGTTAGTGCTTCTCGTCCTGAGCCGTGTACCGGCGGGGCTCCAACAGGTGCTGCGGTTTGCGGGCGGGGTGTTTCTTCTTTACCTGGCGGCCAGTGCGTGGAAGACATGGCGGAACTACGCAGGAACAGTCCCGGCAGCCGCTCAATCTCCACGACAAAGTCTGTTCCGGGCCGCGGTTGTCAATCTGCTGAACCCGAATCCTTATCTGGGCTGGAGCCTGGTGTTGGGCCCTCTCCTGCTGAAGGGATGGCACGAGACCCCGGCGCATGGGATCGCCCTGGTGGCAGGCTTCTATCTCACCATGGTCCTGACCTTGGCCGGATTCATTATGCTTTTTGCTGCTGCCCGGAATCTTGGGCCACGAGTGAGCCGCACCCTGATCGGTGTGTCGGCCATTGGCCTGGCTTGCTTCGGCCTCTATCAATTATGGGCAGGGACGAGGGGATTGTGGTAG